The Ipomoea triloba cultivar NCNSP0323 chromosome 13, ASM357664v1 genomic interval CCACAAACCAAACCTTGTAATGCCAATGACACTTGTACTCTATCATCATGACATAGGTTAAAAGACCTCACTATAAATACCCTCCGGGCTTCGCTTTCCTAAATCATCTTTATATCACTATACTTTGTAATAACTTAGAAGTTAGAATTAATCAAAGCTATCCAACTCTCTTAGTCAATTATTGTCTTGGTCACCCTATAATAAGCCTTATTGTGCTTATGTATTACTTCATTATCAATATATAAGAAAgactttattctttcttttataTCACTAGCTGTTTATTACTtattcatttctattatattctAGTTCTAggtgtataaaaaatattagttgAAATGCTCTTTCCCAATGACAATAACAAGCCCAATAAAGTGCCTTGCTGTTAGAGGTAATGTCAATATGGACTTATTGGACCTGACTTCTTTACCTCGTTTGAATTCCTTTTCAATGGATTTCAAATTGTAACAAGATAGATGATCACTAGGCCCATTGGTATTAGCtgcaacttttaaaattctttttccaAGCATGCAAGACAAAATTGCAAGTTATACCATAGTTATATACTTGTATTGATAGGCTGAAATCAAGAAAGTTAATCCATATTGGGTGAAATCCGCCCTTGTGACCTAAGTCAACAAGAGACAATAAAAAAGTAAACTAACATATATTGTTCATAACTTATGAGCTCAATTAGAAAAAGTCAATAGACAACtaacacaagaaaataaattaaacttagtACTTTGGAGCTGAGTTACCAAATCAATTATCTGATCGACTCGATTGTGGTTGCTCACAtgccatttctttttctttttgaaaacagcATGCCATTTCTATTTCCATACAGCAGCTTAATTCTTTAATCAACACAACCAATAACTCTTGAACATGTAGGGGACCTTAACGAATAGTTGTTCGTTTTGTTGTCCTGAcattcttaaataaataaaagattagTTTTGGGGGCTTTGGTTTTGATTTAGACAtttctaacatatatatatatatatattatgacgACAAATCGACCTACCCTCTTCTCAGATCCATCCGTTAAGTTGGTGGCAGATGAAGATTAGTTGATCTGTCTGAATTTTGGtatcttttttaaaatagtttgacTAATTCAACAAGTAATTGACCTCTAGGCTGTTAGTTCATTGGTATTCAAAAAGGCATAGAatgtagaaattaaaaatatatatattcaaatatccAAAACATTCAAATCTTAAGGGAACTACATTTTTGTTCTTCTTGTTGTGATGAAATATTGAGTCTCACAATAGTATATATAATGAGTTTAATCtaataaataattcaagaaGCATAATGAAATGGTCCAAGCATTAGAAAGCTAAGCCAAACTTTCTAGGCTCACTTCAAATGGCATTAAATACTAAGCATGGAGTTGTCGCCTGTGATTACTACACAACAGACAAGATGTTATcttacaaaatataatgttgttttATAATTATGGCGGGTTTGACACTTAGTATTTCAGAACgaatttagtataaatattacatctTTATTTGATTCGAGGATCTAATTTCTGCTCCTGATTGCTCGAGAAGTTTGAATTTATGATGAAAATTTATTAGTatacatacaaaaaataacaaaattagacaaggaagaagaattgaagaataaaGATTATTGGAGAAGGCTCTTTGTTCTATGTTGTGAAATTGTGTATAGTAGGTTTGGTTTGATTTAAGGTGCAAATTTGGAGTGTTTCCAAGGGAAGTCAGAGTGTCCTTAACCCTACCCCCCAAGGTCCCAACACACTGTCCCCTTGGCAGTAGTCCTTCTTCTCCGCACAGCTAGGCCCCGCCCCCTCCCGCATGCATAACCCACTCACAGGACAATAACACCTCATTACTCCTCATGCCCctcatctttcttttttatttctccATCCTATATTCTAATCCCTATACTATCTTCCCAATTCATCATATTAATAAACTGATGATAGTAACATTCTTTTCTTTGGTTCGCTAGTATGGTTAGTTGATCAAGCAACATAACAATGCCCAAATAATTATAGCGCGCTACATCTTTGAATTGGTTCGTATGATTTTTTagtagtttttgtaagtgtgactAAGAAAGATGAGATGAcagagaagaggaaaaagaaaaaaataaataaagctgctttcaaaaaaaaaaaaaaagagtctaaACACAATAACGCGCCTAGCGGGTGCGTGTACGGGCGCAGTAGTGATAGCCGCGTTTCAGCGGCGCGAATGGCAAGTCTAAACAGTGGGTCCCACATTTCTGTAAAAACTCCTTTCTTTGCTGGAAGAACTCCCACGTTCTCTTTATTATTCACCCTTTCCCTTCCGTGTTGGCAACTGTTAGATCAAAAATCGTGAATAATCCACTAATGTGGATGCCCTATCACTAGTTTCCAAACAACATTGTACTATCTGGATgatttgattgagatgatgtTGGCAAGAATCCAATTAGTGTcatttatttcatatttattaatgttttgaagatttttttatatatgcaaaaaaaaatgagatttttACTGTCACGGTGTCACATTATATTGACGCTTGTCACTCTATTTAATACGCCATTTGGTGCCTCGTAGGACTTCATTTTCGCCGCACTTAATCCACTCTGATCACCTCCCATCTTCCTCCACTACACTACTTTTGCCTTCATTCTCGAGAATGAAAACAATCATGGCTAGAAACCCAAATGATTCCTTCTCTTTCTCCAGAAGGTACTTTAACTGGAGAAAGAAGATCGAAGAAGGAGAAGACGACGATCGCGAGGAGATTCTCACTTTCCACTCCGAATTACCGGACCGGAGGCTCCCGGAGCTTGATTTGGCGGTTCCCCGGCCGCCCAAACCGAACCGGAGGACGGCGGTTTCCAAGATCCGGTCCGCTCTTACTTTCGGCGGTAAGAGGAGAACCGGAGAAGTCTCGTCCGGTTTGGGCACCCGAGTCGTCGGCACCCTCTTCGGCCACCGCCGTGGCCACGTGCTTTTCGCGTTCCAGGAAGATCCCAGAACCGGACCGGCTTTTCTGGTCGAGCTGGCCATGCCGACCAGCGGTCTGGTCCGGGAAATGGCGTCCGGGATGGTGCGGGTGGCGCTGGAGTGCGAGAGGCGAACCGGGAAAAAACCGGGCAAGATTCTTGACGAACCGGTTTGGAGAACCTACTGTAACGGCCGGAAATGCGGGTTCGCCGTGAGAAGGGAATGCGGGCCGGACGAGTGGAAGGTTTTGAATTCCATCGGCCCGATTTCGATGGGCGCCGGCGTCTTGCCGGCGAAAGACTCCGACGGCGTCAAACCGGACGGCGGCGAGCTGATGTACATGAGGGCTAAGTTTGAAAGAGTTGTGGGGTCCAAAGACTCTGAAGCTTTCTACATGATGAATCCAGATGGCCATGGAGGTCCAGAGCTCAG includes:
- the LOC116002666 gene encoding protein MIZU-KUSSEI 1-like, which translates into the protein MKTIMARNPNDSFSFSRRYFNWRKKIEEGEDDDREEILTFHSELPDRRLPELDLAVPRPPKPNRRTAVSKIRSALTFGGKRRTGEVSSGLGTRVVGTLFGHRRGHVLFAFQEDPRTGPAFLVELAMPTSGLVREMASGMVRVALECERRTGKKPGKILDEPVWRTYCNGRKCGFAVRRECGPDEWKVLNSIGPISMGAGVLPAKDSDGVKPDGGELMYMRAKFERVVGSKDSEAFYMMNPDGHGGPELSFYLLRV